ATGGGCAAGTCGGACATACGCTTCTCCCAGTCCTTCAAGAACAGTGGGACGTGATCGCCTTAGTACGTTCTCCAGTATCCCTTCCAGTGATGGAGGTTATTCCAGACTGGATTCATTCGTCCAGTACCCAAGGGGCGATCGCCCAGGCCGATGCCGTTGTCCACCTCGCAGGAAGTTTAAAGCCTAAAAAGGGGGATTACGTGGGTGCAAATGTTTGAACAACCGCTGCTGTTCGATCCGCTTTAAATCCAGAAAAAAACCAGCGTGTCGTTTTTTTAAGCTATGTTGGTGCCTCAGAACAATCGTCAAACGCCTACCTATCCACCAAAGCTCAGGCGGAACGCCTCTTACTTGCGTCTAGCAATCCGGTCACGATTTTTCGCTGCACCCACATTATCGGGTCTCCCAAACGCCCTGGTTCCACTGCGGAAAGCCTGATTAGCAAGCATGGGAAAGCCGTTTCTGTGCTAGGTTCCGGACAACAGCAGGTCGCTCCTATCTGTCTAGACGACGTGGTTTCCGCCATTCTCGCAGCCCTCAATCAACCGCAGGCTGGGATCTTTGAATTGGCAGGCCCAGACGCCTTATCAATGGATGCGTTAGTTGCGCTGCTCAATGCGAATCCATCCGTGCAGATCAATCATCTCCCCCCGTGGCTTGCGAGAAAACTGCCTTGGGTTCTTCGAGATTTGCCTACGGCTCTCGTGGAGGTAATGATGGCGGATAGCCTCGGGAATTCAGATGCCGCGATCGCGACCTTTGATCTGCAACTTACGGCTTTGCACCAGATATGGGCATCGATGCCGTCGCTTTAGGGCTGTAGAACAAGCTTAACGGCGGGTGTCGAGGTACATCTGAGCCGCACAAATGCTTGCACCTATTAATCCAACTTTTGGATTCAAGACAACATGCACTGGAATTTGCTCCATCACCCCCCGTAACCGCCCTTTGGCGGTAAAGGTGCGCATAAACGTTCCATTTTGAATCAGGGGAAGAATCTTGGCAGAAATCCCGCCGGCCACATATAGCCCGCCAAAGGGCAAGATTTTGAGCGCTAAGTTTCCGGCTTCGGCTCCATAGGCTTCTACAAAGAGGCGCATGGCCTGTTCGCAGAGAAAATCATGACCTGCGACCGCCGCTTTGGAAACCTCGGCGGCCAGGTCAACGCGCTTTTCCGATTGCCCCATGTCGTGCTTCCAGGTTTTATAAATTTCGGCAAGGGCAGGGGATTCGTGATCGGGGTCGCGATCGCGCAGGAATTCATAAATCCCCACAATTCCTAATCCAGACACCACCCGCTCTACCGATACTCGATCGATGTTGTGGAGTTCTTTCAGATAGCGCAGAAGTTGAAAATCTAGTTCCGACCGTGGTGCAAAGTCGGCATGGGATCCTTCGCTGGCAAACACCTGGTAGCGTCCGCCACCAATGGGCGTGAGAAAACCTTGCCCTAGGCCCGTGCCTGCGCCAATCACGGCAATCGGTGCAGCCGGATCGGCAGGAACCGCTTGTAAGGTTTCCACATCGCGATCGGTCAGGCCAAGAACGCCAAACCCGATGGCGACAAAGTCATTAATCAGCTTGACCTTGGGAATTCCTAAATCGTCTTCAAGGCGATCGCTCGACAATGACCAACTCAAATTGGTCAGTTCAGACGTGTTGCGGACAACAGGACCTGCAATCCCAAAACAGGCAACCTCCGGTCGAATCGGCTCATGAAAGATCAGCTCCACCGCCATCAGAAACTTTTGAACCATGGGAACCAGATCCGGAAAGGACTGACTGGGATAGGTTTCCTCGTACAGAGGAGTGAACTGGGGCAGAGGTTGATGTTCGACAAACGTTGCTTTTGCAAGACGCAAAATTGTTTTTGTCCCGCCAATATCGCCCGCTAAGAGGATAGCCATTTCAATTTATTCCAATTCTCACGACGAAACGCATCATTGCAACTCACACAGCATTTTGGGATACGTTCCCACAAATGGCACGTCGGATTAGCGATCGCGGCTACTCCTTAACGTTACTTGAGGTAGACGCCTTCTCGAATGTTGACGTGCGAAGGTTCAGCAGACGGAAGCCCCGCAACGATCACTGCTCCTGACTTCCCAGGGGTTGAAAACATTCGTTTCCACTATTCTATGCGTCTTCTTTAGCAAACCTAAAGATTGAATTGCACTACAGATTTCTAGCCCCCCGATCAATAATGCCCTTATTGAGAATGAGAAGAAGATTTCAATATTTACAATCCTAAAATTTCGC
The window above is part of the Synechococcales cyanobacterium T60_A2020_003 genome. Proteins encoded here:
- a CDS encoding glucokinase — protein: MAILLAGDIGGTKTILRLAKATFVEHQPLPQFTPLYEETYPSQSFPDLVPMVQKFLMAVELIFHEPIRPEVACFGIAGPVVRNTSELTNLSWSLSSDRLEDDLGIPKVKLINDFVAIGFGVLGLTDRDVETLQAVPADPAAPIAVIGAGTGLGQGFLTPIGGGRYQVFASEGSHADFAPRSELDFQLLRYLKELHNIDRVSVERVVSGLGIVGIYEFLRDRDPDHESPALAEIYKTWKHDMGQSEKRVDLAAEVSKAAVAGHDFLCEQAMRLFVEAYGAEAGNLALKILPFGGLYVAGGISAKILPLIQNGTFMRTFTAKGRLRGVMEQIPVHVVLNPKVGLIGASICAAQMYLDTRR
- a CDS encoding NAD-dependent epimerase/dehydratase family protein; translation: MKLGTVVVTGANGQVGHTLLPVLQEQWDVIALVRSPVSLPVMEVIPDWIHSSSTQGAIAQADAVVHLAGSLKPKKGDYVGANV